The nucleotide sequence GATGAGTGCGATATGTCACGTTCATGCCATAGAGCCATGTTCTCAAACCCAACTTGTGCGTAGCTTCTCATGAGCCTTGCCATACCCGTCAGCCTTTCACAAAGAATTGGGTTCTTTTTGTGAGGCATAGCCGATGAGCCTCTTTGCCCTTCTCTAAATGGTTCCATCGCTTCGAGAACTTCTGTTCTTTGAAGATGTCTTATTTCAATAGCTATACGTTCTATCAGTCCAGCTGTAATTGCAAAAACGGAAAGAATGTGAGCAATGTAGTCTCTGCTGACAACCTGGGTGGCCACAGGAGTTGGCTTTAAACCGAGCTTTTCGAGTGCAATTTTTTCTACAACAGGCTCAATGTTTGCATAATTGCCAACCGCTCCACTCAGTTTCCCAACGGATATCTCTTCTATCGCATCGTTTAATCTTCGAATATCTCTCATAAGTTCAGCATACCAAGAGAGGAATTTCAACCCAAATGATGTTGGTTCTGCATGCACGCCATGTGTTCTTCCTATTGTTGGCAAATTCTTGTATTCAACGGCCTTTTTGTACAAGACGTCAGCAAGTTTGTTCATCGAGTCAAGGATATGTCTTGATGCTCTAACAAGTGCAAGTGAGTTGGCTGTGTCGACGATATCCGATGAGGTAAGCCCGTAGTGGAAATAACGCGCTTCATCTCCCATGTTCTTCGTAACAGATTTTATAAACGCTATAACGTCGTGATCAACAACTTTCTCAATCTCTAAGATATCTTCAACGTCGATAACAGCTTTCTTCCGTATCTCTTCTGATGTTCCTCTCGGTGCAATGCCAAGCTCTTCATACGCTTCAACAACGGCGAGTTCTACTTCTAGCCACCTTTCGTACTGAGCTTTTAAGGTCCATAAGCTCTTTAATGGCTCTAATGCATACCTTTCTACCACAAAACTACACCCCCCACTGCGGTGGGTCAACTATCAAATGTTTCCCACCGTTCTTTTTTCCTCTAACTACAACTAATTTCGCTTCTTTTTCAGGTGTTCCGTGCAAAAAACACATTCTTTGAACTATCAACCTCTGCTTTTCTAACAAAGTGATCATTTCCACGAGTATCTTCGGCGAGAATGCGAAAACGAATGTGCCTTTGTTTCTAATCAGGTAAGAAGCTCCATGAATAAAATCCTTTAGTAAATCGTAGTCAGCATTTCTTGAGATTTTTCTTATCTTATTCGGGCTTTCTTTACCTATATGGAACGGTAGATTCGAAACAACCATGTCAAACGTTTCCGTATTGTAGTTAGACCTTATATCTCGAACATCAATGTTTCTAAAAACAACTTTATCCTCTAAACCGTTTATCTTTATTCCATCAACCGCAAGGTCAAACAACTCTTTTTGTACTTCTATCCCCTCCACGTACAGATTATACAACTTCGCAAGTGCAAACGCAACAATCCCTGTTCCACTACCCAATTCCACAACACGCTTGACATCAGCGGTTGGTTTGCTGTACCATACTAAAAAAGCCGACGCGTGCGTCGGCCTGTGTGTAGGTAAATCTATTGTCTCTATTCCTCTTAAAATTTCTGATGAGAATCTTCTAGTCAGGAACTCGTTCATACGATTATCCACCGACAAAATCGACAAGCGATTTCTGGATAGCCATTGCAGCAGATTTTAGAGCTGCTTGCAGCACTGATTGCTGCATGTTGAGGTCTGTGAGTACTTTTGTAAGGTCTGCATCTTGTTCTTTTGATAAGTATTCAGTATTGAACATTTTTAAATCTTCTATTCTCGAAGACACCATCTCAACCATGCGAGCAGTTGAACCGACTGTTGCGAAATGCTCCATCACAGACCTTTCGAGTATTCCAATTTCTTTCAACGATATTTCAGAAAGTTTCTTTTCGTTTCCCTCATAAAGAGCTTTTATCGCATCGTCTATTGTTGAAAAAACAGTTTTGCCGTTCTCCAAAGTGAATACGTCGTACACAGTTACGCCGTATTCTATGCTGTAACCTAACGCATTTACTTTTCTCTTGACGTTCGCTTCCACAGGTGTAACGATGTTACCATTTTCATCGACCGGGCTCAGTTCAGACCTTGCACCACCAAAGATGTATTCATCACCAACGCGAGTGTTAGCAACTTCTATAAGATGCTCCTTTAAAGCCTT is from Fervidobacterium gondwanense DSM 13020 and encodes:
- the purB gene encoding adenylosuccinate lyase; this translates as MVERYALEPLKSLWTLKAQYERWLEVELAVVEAYEELGIAPRGTSEEIRKKAVIDVEDILEIEKVVDHDVIAFIKSVTKNMGDEARYFHYGLTSSDIVDTANSLALVRASRHILDSMNKLADVLYKKAVEYKNLPTIGRTHGVHAEPTSFGLKFLSWYAELMRDIRRLNDAIEEISVGKLSGAVGNYANIEPVVEKIALEKLGLKPTPVATQVVSRDYIAHILSVFAITAGLIERIAIEIRHLQRTEVLEAMEPFREGQRGSSAMPHKKNPILCERLTGMARLMRSYAQVGFENMALWHERDISHSSAERYILPDSTMTIYYMLEKTRYLVENLRVFENNVRRNLELTNGLVYSQRILLALVESGMSREEAYKVVQKYALECWESGESFKEKIQSDERISEYISKEKLDSLFEPDYYLRNVEEIFKRFEK
- a CDS encoding tRNA1(Val) (adenine(37)-N6)-methyltransferase, whose translation is MNEFLTRRFSSEILRGIETIDLPTHRPTHASAFLVWYSKPTADVKRVVELGSGTGIVAFALAKLYNLYVEGIEVQKELFDLAVDGIKINGLEDKVVFRNIDVRDIRSNYNTETFDMVVSNLPFHIGKESPNKIRKISRNADYDLLKDFIHGASYLIRNKGTFVFAFSPKILVEMITLLEKQRLIVQRMCFLHGTPEKEAKLVVVRGKKNGGKHLIVDPPQWGV
- the flgL gene encoding flagellar hook-associated protein FlgL, whose amino-acid sequence is MRITNNMINDRSLFNIQQNLYRIAKMHDKLSSGKEVQYPSDDAVIATRASNISSRLRELEQFKRNVDHVNNFIQSYDTTLQELSDLYHRVRELMVRGANGTNTVDERNAIASELKALKEHLIEVANTRVGDEYIFGGARSELSPVDENGNIVTPVEANVKRKVNALGYSIEYGVTVYDVFTLENGKTVFSTIDDAIKALYEGNEKKLSEISLKEIGILERSVMEHFATVGSTARMVEMVSSRIEDLKMFNTEYLSKEQDADLTKVLTDLNMQQSVLQAALKSAAMAIQKSLVDFVGG